In one window of Pseudodesulfovibrio sp. JC047 DNA:
- a CDS encoding sigma 54-interacting transcriptional regulator yields the protein MSDYTFLRNLILSINSSLDFAQAMRATYAFLSQHLPIVGISLHRFLPQLHSTQLDFLTTKNEFYALDTLVPLSDQSMERLQQHEQAKDISHGCSWKEASMGKCLNHALAGFIPPGDHSFLVAILTAGDHIVGHLCLVGKEKNCFTPEHEALLELMRAPVGLAMMNLLQHRKTHELQMRLDEHRRQLAGEVSLLKETSIIGKDGGLRHTMQMVEQLTGSDAPVLIMGETGTGKELIADAVQRVSAQRDGPYLKMNCGAIPESLIDSELFGYQKGAFTGALTDKPGKFEQASGGTLFLDEIGELSPSSQVRLLRVLQDKVVERVGGIRSIRIDVRIIAATNRPLESMMQAGTFREDLYYRLNVFPLRLPPLRDRTEDIPLLIHHFIEEFSKKLHISKKIEIESNSMKHLYEYSWPGNIRELRNLVERALTVHPSGKVNLAQYLPQDPGWYLSAEESPGYLKKMIQEEVAATLATIKLPEAQSEVPQDMKDEPPLSLDRAMAAHISTVLHHCRGKVSGPGGAAELLEINPSTLRKRMKKLNINFGHSG from the coding sequence ATGAGCGATTACACATTTTTACGGAATCTGATTTTAAGCATCAACAGCAGTCTGGATTTTGCCCAGGCCATGCGAGCCACGTATGCTTTCCTGTCTCAACATCTTCCAATTGTCGGCATATCCCTGCATCGATTTCTACCCCAGCTCCATTCGACACAACTGGATTTTCTGACAACGAAAAATGAATTCTACGCATTGGATACGCTTGTCCCCTTATCGGACCAAAGCATGGAACGGCTGCAACAGCATGAGCAGGCCAAAGATATCTCCCATGGATGCAGCTGGAAAGAAGCATCCATGGGCAAATGCCTCAATCACGCGCTAGCGGGCTTCATCCCTCCCGGGGATCACTCATTTCTGGTGGCCATTTTAACTGCGGGCGACCACATCGTGGGTCACCTCTGTCTGGTCGGAAAAGAAAAGAACTGTTTTACCCCCGAACATGAGGCCTTACTGGAATTAATGCGGGCACCTGTGGGGCTGGCCATGATGAATCTGCTCCAACACCGGAAGACCCATGAATTGCAAATGCGACTGGATGAACACCGACGGCAACTGGCCGGAGAGGTCAGCCTGCTGAAAGAAACGTCCATCATCGGCAAGGATGGAGGCTTACGGCACACCATGCAGATGGTTGAACAACTGACAGGCAGTGACGCGCCCGTGCTTATCATGGGAGAAACCGGCACTGGCAAGGAATTGATTGCTGACGCGGTCCAACGGGTATCAGCCCAAAGAGACGGCCCATATCTCAAGATGAACTGTGGAGCGATCCCGGAATCCCTCATCGACAGTGAATTGTTCGGCTATCAGAAGGGCGCGTTTACCGGCGCATTGACCGACAAACCCGGAAAATTCGAACAGGCATCAGGCGGCACCCTTTTTCTCGATGAAATCGGCGAACTGTCTCCTTCATCACAAGTCCGACTCCTGCGCGTCTTGCAGGACAAGGTCGTGGAACGAGTGGGTGGCATCAGGTCCATCAGGATTGATGTCCGCATCATTGCGGCCACCAACCGTCCTCTTGAGAGCATGATGCAGGCCGGAACTTTCCGGGAAGACCTCTATTATCGGCTGAACGTTTTCCCTCTCAGATTGCCCCCTCTCAGAGACCGTACCGAAGACATTCCCTTATTGATTCACCATTTCATTGAGGAATTCAGCAAAAAGCTCCACATATCAAAGAAGATTGAAATCGAATCGAATTCAATGAAGCATTTGTATGAATATTCATGGCCAGGCAATATTCGGGAACTCAGAAACCTGGTCGAACGCGCATTGACCGTGCACCCGTCCGGCAAGGTAAATCTTGCTCAATACCTGCCGCAGGACCCGGGCTGGTACCTCTCAGCCGAAGAAAGTCCGGGCTACCTGAAAAAAATGATCCAGGAAGAAGTGGCAGCGACCCTTGCGACCATCAAACTGCCCGAAGCGCAATCAGAAGTGCCCCAAGACATGAAAGACGAGCCTCCCCTCTCCCTTGATCGAGCCATGGCTGCGCACATCAGCACCGTGCTCCACCATTGTCGAGGCAAGGTCAGCGGACCAGGCGGCGCGGCCGAACTTCTGGAGATCAACCCCAGCACGTTGCGCAAACGGATGAAAAAACTCAATATCAATTTTGGGCATTCAGGATAG
- a CDS encoding TetR/AcrR family transcriptional regulator — protein MPKIIDHERYRKELAAQATKIFQQHGYAGMGMRQIAKELGISKSALYHYFPSKEALFTACSKAVTSFEADEFDAASIAAMNRPERARALIDFFMRLEKDFKGELTVLLDYLRPLSPSLIAKDENMRHSNQQYTTMITAFVGPDKAQFVLCLMYGLLLQRLFDGGTSDLQDFEEKLIAIMDH, from the coding sequence ATGCCCAAAATAATAGATCACGAACGCTATCGAAAGGAACTCGCGGCACAAGCCACCAAAATTTTTCAACAACATGGCTATGCAGGGATGGGAATGCGCCAAATTGCCAAAGAACTCGGCATCTCGAAAAGTGCGCTCTACCACTATTTCCCGAGTAAGGAGGCCCTGTTCACAGCATGTTCAAAGGCGGTCACATCCTTTGAAGCTGACGAATTCGATGCAGCATCCATCGCCGCCATGAACCGACCTGAACGAGCCAGGGCCTTGATCGATTTTTTCATGCGACTCGAAAAGGATTTCAAAGGCGAACTCACGGTTCTGCTGGACTATCTCAGGCCGCTCTCACCATCCCTGATCGCCAAAGACGAAAACATGCGTCATTCGAACCAACAATACACAACCATGATCACGGCCTTTGTCGGACCTGACAAGGCCCAATTCGTGCTATGCCTGATGTACGGTCTGCTCCTCCAGCGACTCTTTGACGGGGGGACAAGCGATCTTCAGGACTTCGAGGAAAAATTGATCGCTATCATGGACCACTAA